The bacterium genome segment TCCGTCATTATTTCCGTCGCCAATACTAACTTGTTTTATATTATCTCCGAAAGTTGTGACAACAGTTGTACTCCAGCTTGAGCCATTCCATTTAATTTGTTGTAATCTGGAATCATCTCCACCGACATATATTTCATTCCCGGCGAATGAAGTATCAACGTCACCAACAGCAATTCCGTTCATATCGTCACCGATATCACCCGTAAGGTCTGTTGTCGCCCAGTTGCCGCTGACTTTTTTGCCTTGATAAACCCTATCCCTATCTCCCGTTCCGTATAGTTCATTGACACCATCGTTATTCCCGTCTCCAATTGCGAGGGCACGGCAGTAATCGCCAAGCGAAGTGCCAGTATAGACGTTGGTAGGTTGCCATATTGGAAAGTTTTCTTTCAAGCCTTTTGTAACTGCATTAGCTCTATCATTTACACAAAGAATCTCTAAAAAACTTTGTTTTGTCGACAAATCAAAATTCACATTACTGGCTACCCAATCCGAAAGAGTATTCAAATTTTCAATTTCTTCTGCCATACCGTAGTTTCCGTCTTTAAATTCTTCAGTAAAATAATCGGTAGTATATACGAATAGCTTAAAATAATACAGAAGCTCTGTAAAAAGACTTTCGGCTTGGGCTGAATCTGAATAGAACTCAGTTAGTCTAATTATTTTTGCAGAATCTCCCGGCAACAAAGATACTATTCTCATTCTCCAATCAGGTTTACAGAAAAATTGTACAGTATCCCCATCAATTAATGTTTCTATAAATCCTGCCGTTCCAACATTATATAATTCTTCTTCCCCATTAGGGCTAGAGTTTACGGTTACAATGCCCACTCTTGAGTTGCTAGAATATATCTCCACTGCCATCTGTGATTGATGTCCATCTGTAGCACGACTAAAGGCACGCGTACAGGGATAATACACATCACTATTTGTAGTTAAAAGAGGGATTCGTAATGTATCCTGATCCTGCAGTGACATTGGAATAATCGGATTATCCACAAAGTATTTGACACAATTATAACATGGTTGAATATAGAAATAATCACAACAACAGGGAAATGGTGGAACTAGGCTTTTAGTTCCAACATAATAAGATGCAATATTCGCTTGAGCATTCATAGTAAATATTAGAGAGAAAAAACCTATCTTCCATCCTAATTTTTTCTTCATCTTTCCTCCTTGTCCGAAAACTTCTTTTAAAATTGTTAAAGTTTTTCTACTATCTTTTTTCTACCGAGTTTTCCACCTCCTTTTGTATAAAAACACAAAGCTTCTTAAAATAATTTTCCATCGCATCTGCAGAAGAGATAGATATTTCAATGTCAATAATATTTTGGGTTTTATCAATCAGAATTTTATATGGTCTATTAAGTAGTTTTAAGCTATCTTTTAAGATAGCGATGGAATCCCATAGAACAAGAAAATCAAATTTCGACCTTTTGCTAAAACTTTCTATTTCTTTTTTATCCACTCCATAAGTAATACCAATTATCTGTAATGTATCAGGAGTAAATTTATTTGCAATCCTTTCCCATAAAATTCTTTCTCTAAAACAACTCGCACAACTTTGAGGGGAATAAACAATAAGTAGTGCAAACGGGGATTTATTTTCTTTTAAGTCGTATTTATTTCCTTGAAAATCACAGAAAATAGTCGCCGGTAATTTAGGTAATGTAGAATCTTCCTTCCCAAAAGAAACGTAAGAATAAGTATTAACGTAAAACAAAATTAATAAAATCATAGCTGTATAACTCTATAAATTCAAGGAACACTTTATTATTTTGTATCCGCGCTCATCAGTATTCATATAATCCCAATCTAAAAAATATATAAAACCTTCTTTGTCCGTTGTTAAAAGATAATATTGCGATGTTTTATCAGTTCCAATAAGACTTTTCCCTTTGGTAGTATATATTTGATAAAAAAACTTCCCCGTAATAAAGTTTCCATATTCTACTATTATAAACTTATCCAACGCTATCTCTAAATCAATTGTCAATGTCCAACTTGAAATCCAAAGGTTAGAGATAGAGTCGCTTTGTGCAGAAGTTAACGTTTTCATAATAGTAGTATCCGTAAAAGCCTGTGGCAAAGTTTCCGGAGGAGAAACGTACCATTTGGGGGCATCTCCAAACTCTTCTATTAATGCCCCTTCTAAAGAATACTTTTTGATGTTATAGCTTCCATTTTGAATAGCATAAATATAAGCGTTTTTAGATAAAGCGATA includes the following:
- a CDS encoding LON peptidase substrate-binding domain-containing protein, encoding MKKKLGWKIGFFSLIFTMNAQANIASYYVGTKSLVPPFPCCCDYFYIQPCYNCVKYFVDNPIIPMSLQDQDTLRIPLLTTNSDVYYPCTRAFSRATDGHQSQMAVEIYSSNSRVGIVTVNSSPNGEEELYNVGTAGFIETLIDGDTVQFFCKPDWRMRIVSLLPGDSAKIIRLTEFYSDSAQAESLFTELLYYFKLFVYTTDYFTEEFKDGNYGMAEEIENLNTLSDWVASNVNFDLSTKQSFLEILCVNDRANAVTKGLKENFPIWQPTNVYTGTSLGDYCRALAIGDGNNDGVNELYGTGDRDRVYQGKKVSGNWATTDLTGDIGDDMNGIAVGDVDTSFAGNEIYVGGDDSRLQQIKWNGSSWSTTVVTTFGDNIKQVSIGDGNNDGISEVYCASLNNHAYQVKKNGSSWTTTDLTGDCGDDMYAVAVGDADSTFTGNEVYAGTKDGTSTNGRLYEITYTNGVWTKTTIADLGSHINWISVGDGNNDEKGEVYVACEDVHIYQFRKTNGSWVKTDVGIGQTGTAANMFQVVVGDGNNDGYNEVFGVSRAIGTGDVGYVYQFKYNGSSWDKIETSLSANRGYFAVALGNADPDFNGNEVYGACDWTAAPEQLPHIYEFCCLGGDSYSAMGYGGSHSKIIPALAKDCVFEIWSKNPSRPNETTLKYSVIRELQVKVTLYDASGRLVKTLLNETVKSGSHTLAFDSKNLANGIYLIRLETGEFKVTKKLVIMR
- a CDS encoding redoxin domain-containing protein — protein: MILLILFYVNTYSYVSFGKEDSTLPKLPATIFCDFQGNKYDLKENKSPFALLIVYSPQSCASCFRERILWERIANKFTPDTLQIIGITYGVDKKEIESFSKRSKFDFLVLWDSIAILKDSLKLLNRPYKILIDKTQNIIDIEISISSADAMENYFKKLCVFIQKEVENSVEKR